From a single Shewanella denitrificans OS217 genomic region:
- a CDS encoding D-2-hydroxyacid dehydrogenase, whose translation MEKANEPAVLDSTMQPRAKLVVLDGFSLNPGDLSWDRLKALCDLTVYDRSMDQLAQRCHGAKMILTNKTPITAELMASLPELNYIGILATGTNVVDLEAAKARGIVVTNVPAYGPDAVAQMVFAHILHHSQQLALHDAAVKAGEWSQSEDFCFSLTQLVSLKGKRLGLVGFGDIATKVAKIALAFEMKVSVSRLNKHKPLPPEVEHLSLDSLLSTSDIISLHCPLTQETHQLINQARLKLIKPNALLINTARGGLIDEQALALALNQGRLFAGVDVLSAEPPKQDNPLLSARNISITPHIGWATYEARQQLLNIAIDNVASFLRSDIRNRVI comes from the coding sequence ATGGAAAAGGCAAACGAACCCGCGGTGCTTGACTCAACAATGCAACCAAGAGCCAAACTTGTAGTGTTAGATGGCTTTAGCCTAAATCCGGGGGACTTATCTTGGGATAGGCTTAAGGCCCTTTGCGATCTCACTGTTTATGATCGCAGTATGGACCAGCTGGCCCAGCGCTGTCACGGCGCCAAGATGATATTAACCAATAAGACGCCCATCACGGCGGAATTAATGGCGAGTCTTCCCGAGCTTAACTACATAGGTATCTTGGCTACGGGCACTAATGTCGTAGATCTGGAGGCGGCAAAAGCCAGGGGGATAGTGGTGACCAATGTACCCGCCTATGGCCCCGATGCCGTGGCACAAATGGTGTTTGCCCACATATTGCATCACAGTCAGCAGCTTGCTTTACATGACGCGGCAGTCAAAGCGGGGGAATGGAGTCAATCAGAGGACTTTTGCTTCAGCCTAACTCAGTTGGTGTCATTGAAAGGTAAGCGGTTAGGTTTAGTGGGTTTTGGTGATATCGCAACTAAGGTCGCTAAAATCGCGTTGGCATTTGAAATGAAAGTATCGGTCAGCAGATTAAATAAACATAAACCTCTGCCACCCGAGGTGGAACATCTGAGCTTAGATAGCTTATTGTCCACATCCGATATCATTTCACTGCATTGCCCGTTAACCCAAGAGACGCATCAGCTGATTAATCAAGCGCGGCTTAAGCTGATTAAACCAAATGCGCTGCTAATCAATACTGCCAGGGGCGGTTTAATCGACGAGCAGGCGCTGGCTTTGGCGCTCAATCAAGGCCGTTTGTTTGCCGGCGTGGATGTATTAAGCGCTGAGCCGCCTAAGCAAGACAATCCTTTACTCAGTGCCAGAAATATCAGTATCACGCCGCATATTGGCTGGGCAACTTATGAGGCGAGACAACAGCTGCTTAATATAGCCATAGATAATGTCGCCAGTTTTTTGCGCTCAGACATCCGCAATCGAGTTATCTAG
- a CDS encoding DUF1289 domain-containing protein, protein MEQLSFFNIPSPCLGICQTDPRGYCVGCLRSRDERFNWLNFSDAQKQEVNRLCLQRKKRRQYAIFVEKRQAIQASLAESQALFNPEFDFEPVNESDETINRAANKD, encoded by the coding sequence ATGGAACAGTTAAGCTTTTTCAACATACCTAGCCCTTGCTTGGGGATCTGCCAAACAGATCCTCGCGGTTATTGTGTGGGGTGTTTGCGTAGTCGTGACGAAAGGTTTAATTGGCTCAATTTTAGCGACGCACAAAAGCAGGAAGTGAATCGTTTGTGCTTGCAGCGCAAGAAACGTCGTCAATATGCTATTTTTGTAGAAAAAAGACAGGCTATTCAAGCCTCATTGGCTGAGTCTCAGGCGCTGTTTAATCCAGAATTTGATTTTGAACCCGTTAATGAAAGTGATGAAACCATCAACAGGGCTGCTAACAAGGATTGA
- a CDS encoding aminoglycoside phosphotransferase family protein, which translates to MSLTDPRFFALQAWLRQFFDSKVDISLICGDASFRRYFRITHDNNHYILADSPPQLVPIAPFVAIAKAYHQGGLSVPKVLHACAEQGFVLQSDLGEQQLLALLTVDNVASHYRAALMLLPQIARVTQVQVLDGLQPRSDGHQASETYQSLPLYDAEFVQRELAIFSEWLLGTHLKLTLTPGEQKMLDEAFECLTQNALCQPKVGMHRDFHSRNLIVASQSTNTSSGAHTIPAQDNPAQDTQALGIVDFQDAVIGPISYDAVSLLRDCYIKWPQAVIAPLIEFHYQECIEQGLLDAEVSLATYTRWFDLMGMQRHIKAAGIFARLNYRDNKPNYMADIPLTLSYLVDIGGQYPELTAFSLWIQDKVLPLVNAQHLVDIKQ; encoded by the coding sequence ATGAGTTTAACTGATCCAAGATTTTTCGCCTTACAAGCATGGTTAAGGCAGTTTTTCGATTCTAAGGTCGATATTTCCCTGATCTGTGGCGATGCTAGCTTTAGGCGCTACTTTCGAATAACCCATGATAATAACCATTATATATTGGCTGATTCTCCGCCTCAGTTAGTGCCGATAGCCCCTTTTGTCGCCATAGCTAAGGCTTATCATCAAGGGGGATTGTCTGTGCCTAAGGTGTTACATGCCTGCGCTGAGCAAGGTTTTGTGTTGCAAAGCGATTTGGGTGAACAGCAATTATTAGCCTTGCTGACGGTTGATAATGTCGCCAGTCACTATCGCGCCGCATTAATGCTATTACCTCAGATTGCCCGTGTGACTCAGGTTCAAGTCTTGGATGGGTTGCAGCCAAGGTCTGATGGGCATCAAGCGAGTGAAACCTACCAATCCCTCCCGCTATATGATGCAGAGTTTGTTCAGCGTGAGTTGGCTATATTTTCTGAATGGCTGTTAGGCACACATCTTAAGTTAACCTTAACCCCCGGCGAGCAAAAGATGCTCGATGAGGCCTTTGAGTGTTTAACTCAAAACGCCCTTTGTCAGCCCAAAGTAGGTATGCACAGGGATTTTCATAGCCGGAATTTAATTGTTGCCTCGCAAAGCACTAATACCTCAAGCGGTGCTCACACTATCCCAGCCCAAGATAACCCAGCCCAAGACACACAAGCATTGGGCATAGTGGATTTTCAAGATGCCGTGATAGGCCCTATTAGTTATGATGCGGTTTCTCTACTTAGGGATTGTTATATCAAATGGCCTCAAGCCGTAATCGCACCGTTAATCGAATTTCATTACCAAGAGTGTATTGAACAAGGGCTTCTCGATGCTGAGGTGAGTTTAGCGACTTACACCAGGTGGTTTGATTTGATGGGCATGCAGCGTCATATTAAAGCCGCCGGTATTTTTGCAAGGCTCAACTACCGTGATAATAAGCCGAATTATATGGCCGACATTCCCTTGACCTTAAGTTATTTAGTGGACATAGGGGGTCAATATCCTGAGCTAACCGCATTCAGCCTGTGGATCCAAGATAAGGTTTTACCTTTAGTGAACGCTCAACATCTTGTGGATATTAAACAATGA
- a CDS encoding YcxB family protein, producing the protein MENSFHYSTEFTLDKSHYDECYSESMPASTSPKAYIKAGAFMLFGIALVFTDINRYLVYFFIGLGIIEALHVKYHKPWYLMRQMMSKAAGNQVTLIINDNGIHTRSDYVNHSIEWASVNNISVTEQGFLIAVKNGKSYISKRCLNQEAIAFILTKTVPSS; encoded by the coding sequence ATGGAAAACAGCTTCCACTATTCGACCGAATTCACTTTGGATAAATCACATTACGATGAATGTTATTCTGAGTCTATGCCAGCCAGTACTAGCCCCAAAGCCTATATAAAGGCGGGAGCCTTTATGCTGTTTGGCATTGCATTGGTGTTTACCGACATCAATAGATATCTAGTGTATTTCTTTATCGGCCTTGGCATTATTGAAGCCCTACATGTGAAATACCATAAACCTTGGTATCTGATGCGCCAAATGATGAGTAAAGCTGCCGGCAACCAAGTGACCTTAATCATCAATGATAACGGCATTCATACTCGCTCCGATTATGTTAACCACAGCATTGAATGGGCCAGTGTTAATAACATTAGTGTCACAGAGCAAGGTTTTTTGATTGCGGTAAAAAATGGAAAAAGCTATATTTCAAAACGCTGTTTAAATCAGGAGGCCATTGCCTTTATTCTGACTAAGACAGTTCCAAGCAGCTAA
- the djlA gene encoding co-chaperone DjlA, with product MRIWGKIFGFIIGYMFGRIFGAILGLWLGHLYDKRQGFEGLISKGRERQAQFFNTTFAVMGHVAKASGQVTQTDIKIATLLMDQMKLSGQARQDAQQAFKTGRDADFDLQQTLADFRKLTFGRPELVQMFIEIQIQTALSDGEIESKEHAVLSTIAKALGLSSQDLDALLQRWQAEFHHHSSNSGSQKMGMGDAYSLLGLTEAASDQEIKKTYRKLMNEHHPDKLVAKGLPEEMMALAKAKTQDIQLAYERIKTTRGMR from the coding sequence ATGCGTATTTGGGGTAAGATTTTTGGCTTTATTATTGGCTATATGTTTGGGCGTATATTTGGCGCTATTCTTGGGCTTTGGTTAGGGCACCTTTATGATAAACGTCAAGGCTTTGAGGGCTTAATTTCAAAAGGGCGAGAACGGCAGGCGCAGTTTTTTAATACCACGTTTGCGGTAATGGGCCATGTGGCGAAAGCTTCGGGACAAGTCACCCAGACAGACATTAAAATTGCCACTTTATTGATGGACCAAATGAAGCTTTCTGGTCAAGCAAGACAAGATGCCCAGCAAGCCTTTAAAACAGGACGTGATGCCGATTTTGATTTACAACAAACCTTGGCGGATTTTCGCAAGTTAACTTTCGGCCGGCCTGAGTTAGTGCAGATGTTTATTGAAATTCAAATTCAAACGGCATTGTCAGACGGTGAAATCGAATCCAAAGAACACGCGGTATTGAGCACAATTGCCAAAGCCTTAGGCTTAAGTTCACAAGACTTAGATGCACTATTACAGCGCTGGCAGGCTGAGTTTCACCACCACTCATCTAATAGTGGCAGCCAGAAAATGGGCATGGGTGACGCCTATTCTTTATTGGGACTCACGGAAGCTGCAAGCGATCAAGAGATTAAGAAGACCTACCGTAAACTCATGAATGAACACCATCCAGATAAGTTGGTGGCCAAAGGCTTGCCTGAGGAAATGATGGCCTTAGCCAAGGCCAAGACACAAGATATTCAATTAGCCTACGAGCGGATAAAAACTACCCGCGGCATGCGTTAG
- the murU gene encoding N-acetylmuramate alpha-1-phosphate uridylyltransferase MurU, whose translation MKAMILAAGRGERLRPLTDTVPKPLVCAAGKPLIVYHLEKLAAIGVTDVVINHAWLGHKLVDTLGSGQQWGVNIHYSEETQALETAGGIKKALPLLGDDPFLVINGDVFIDTLPVMPELKSINPDNGCLAHLWLVENPSQHPNGDFGFVSQEGVTTAELSQGPLSADLKLNFTFSGIGLYHPQLFDDIPEGPVPLGPLLREKMALGQVQGQLHRSFWCDVGTLERLAQLETRLELAARR comes from the coding sequence ATGAAGGCGATGATATTAGCTGCAGGGCGAGGGGAGCGCTTAAGACCGCTTACGGATACTGTGCCTAAACCCTTAGTGTGCGCCGCAGGTAAACCCTTGATTGTTTACCATTTGGAAAAATTGGCGGCGATAGGGGTGACAGATGTGGTCATCAATCATGCTTGGCTTGGCCACAAGCTTGTGGACACCTTAGGTTCAGGTCAGCAATGGGGGGTTAACATTCACTACAGTGAAGAAACTCAAGCATTAGAAACTGCGGGTGGTATAAAAAAGGCCTTGCCTTTGCTAGGTGATGACCCTTTTCTGGTGATCAATGGTGATGTGTTTATCGATACCTTACCCGTCATGCCTGAACTCAAAAGTATCAACCCAGACAATGGCTGTTTAGCCCATCTTTGGTTAGTAGAGAATCCCTCCCAACACCCCAATGGGGATTTTGGCTTTGTGTCCCAAGAGGGGGTAACCACTGCGGAATTATCTCAAGGGCCATTAAGCGCCGATCTCAAGCTTAACTTTACCTTTTCAGGAATTGGGCTTTATCATCCACAACTCTTTGATGATATACCAGAAGGGCCAGTACCTTTAGGGCCATTATTAAGAGAGAAAATGGCCTTAGGTCAGGTACAAGGGCAATTGCACCGCAGTTTTTGGTGCGATGTGGGCACCTTAGAGCGATTAGCTCAATTAGAAACCAGGCTTGAATTAGCTGCACGACGTTAA